The stretch of DNA GTCTCTTTGTCAGAAATTCGCTCTCTAAGATGGGAAATGATTTCTGCCAAAGATTTACAATATGTTGACGTAAAATTAATTGATGCATGGGAAGATGAATTAAGTATTTTATCTGATAGATTAGCAAACGATTGTGTCATTTTCTTATTAGCACCTGAAGCATTAGCGCCCTATCAACAGATAATTGATTCAGTTTCTTCTGAAATAAGCACACTTTTAAAAACAATTCAAGCAAAAGAGATTGAAAAAAGCTTAGATGAATTAGCAATTCAATTAGAACTACTAGTAGATATCGTAAACAATTTAAAAATTGAAGATGCATCGCATTCTACTCAAATTATTGAAAATATTTCTGTATTATTTTCTTTAATTAATCAAGAGCGTATTGTATTAAACAATAAAAAAGAGAGCTTTCTGGCAAAGAATTAGCAGCCGATTTTAAAGCACAAATTACTTTATTTGATCAAACAGCTATAAATTTCTTTGAACTTGCTAACACACCAGATAAATGCCAAGATTTCTTGAATAAACTAGCCATTCAGCTAGAAGAAATGGAAGCAAAATTTGTCGATTTTGATGAGTTTATCCAAATAATTAGCGAAAAGCGAGAAGAAGTTTACCAACAATTTCAAACAAAAGGCGTTCAGTTAACAGAAGCTCGAAATAAAAGAACAACCAATTTATTTCAATCAGCAGAACGCATTTTAAAAGGTTTAGCCAACAAAGTAGCATCTTTTACAACGGAAATTGAAATCAACGGTTATTACGCTTCTGATTTAATGATTGAAAAAGTTCGAGATATTGCTGAACAATTAAAAGAATTAAATGACGCCAACAAATCGGAAGAGCTCTTAACCCAGTTAAAAACAAGTCAACAAGAAGCCATAAGAAAGCTTAAAGATCGTAACGAAATTTATGAAGATGGCGAAAATATTATAGCATTAGGAAACTACAAATTTGCGGTTAACAAGCAAAAACTCGACTTGACTTTGGTTTTAAAAAACAATAATTATTACTACCATTTAACAGGTACCAATTTTTACGAACCAATTGAATATACTGAAATAGAAAAATTCAAAGACGTTTGGAATCAGGAGTTTATCACAGAAAATCACAAGGTTAAAAAAATTGAATACATTGCTTGGGACGTGTTTTTAAAAAATCCATTGTTGAACACAGAAAAAACAAATAAAACTGCTATTGAGGAGTTTTTTGCCGATCATTTTGGTGAAGGATTAGTCAAAGGGGTTCACGATGAGGATTCTTTAAAACTACTTACCAAATTACAGCAACTAAACAATCAGCTTGGTTTGCTACGCTTCTCACCTTCCGAAAGAGCTTTAGCGCAATTGTTTTGGTTCTTTTTAGAAGAAAATGAAAAATCGTATTACGAAAAACAATTTCAAGCCATCGAATTGTTGCGTGAAACATTTAAAAACACAGAGCAGTTTCGTTTTATAAATAAACACTTAGCTGAAAAAATTGAGGAATTTAAGTCGCATTTTGACCATTTTCATACTATTTCTTCACTAAAAGCTGCTTCTTATTTAAAACATGAAAATCGAGAAGCATTTAAAATTAATGAACAAAGTGCACAATTGCTTTCAAACTTTACCAAAAATTTAAAAGAAAAAGGAAAAGATTTAGTCTTTATACAAAAAATTGAGGCGTTATATCCGTTTCCTTCTGCTTGTTTTGACATTGTTTTCAATGCTGTAAAAACATTTTCAATTGAGAATAATGTTGATGTAACAAATGGTATTTTAGATGAAACGGCTGTTTTCTTATTGGTAAATAATTTAAAGTCAACCCAAATTGTAAAAACCAGTACAACTGAAACCATTGAAGGCTTAAAAACCTTACCAAAAGAAGAAATTTACACCTTAAATTATCATGATTTTACTGAAAAATTAGAGTTTTATTTTGAAAACAATAAACCTAAATTTTCTGAATTTCAAGGATTAAAGAAAGATTGGATTACTTCAAAAAGAAAACAATTCAAACTGGATACCTTCAATACCCAAGTTTTAACTTCATTTATAAGAAATAAACTGATAAATGAAGTTTATTTCCCTTTAATTGGTGCTAATTTAGCGAAACAAATTGGAGCAACTGGAGAAACAAAAAGAACAGACCGAATGGGAATGTTGCTATTGGTTTCACCTCCTGGATATGGTAAAACGACCTTAATGGAATACTTGGCCGATAGAATGGGATTGGTTTTTATGAAAATCAACGGACCTTCTTTAGGTCATGAAATTACCTCAACAGATCCAAGTGAAGCAAAAAATGCGGGTGCTAAACAAGAATTGCAAAAGTTAAACCTTGCCTTTGAAATGGGCGACAATGTCATGCTATATTTAGACGATATTCAACATTGTAATCCAGAATTTTTACAAAAATTCATTTCTTTAGCTGATGGTCAACGAAAAATTGAAGGTATTTACAATGGCGAAGCTAAAACCTATGATTTACGTTCAAAACGTTTTTGCTTGGTTATGGCAGGAAACCCTTATACCGAAAGTGGAGAAAAATTTCAAATACCAGATATGTTAGCCAACCGAGCTGACACTTACAATTTAGGAGAAATTTCTGGCGTAAATTCAGAGTTGTTTGATTTGAGTTTAATTGAGAACTCAATACTTTCAAATCCTTTCATGACAAGACTTACACAACCGAGTCTTAACAACTTATATGAACTGTATGAAGGCATTAAAAACAACAATTTAAATATTTCCTTGGAAGGCAACTTTACCAGTCAAGAAATTGATGATTTTAGAAATGTTTTAACCAAAATTATTCAAGTTCGAAATACGGTTATTAAAGTTAACGAAACCTATATTCAATCGGCAGCAATGGCAGATGAATACCGTAATGAACCCATTTTTAAATTACAAGGTTCCTATCGTGACATGAATAAATTAGTAGCTAAGATTGAACCAATTCATTCCGAAAAAGAAGTTGAAGCTATTGTACTTTCACATTACAAAAACGAATCGCAAACCCTGACAACTGGAGCTGAAGCTAATCTTTTGAAATTAAAAGAGATTATGTCTATTTTATCGGAAAAAGAAATGGAAAGATGGAATGAAATCAAAATCATTTTTAAGAAAAACAACCGATTAAAAGGTTTTGGAAGTAATGACAAAATGAATCAAGTTGTAGCACTTTTAGAAGATTTCTCAGAAGGATTACAAGGCATTAAGAATGCTTTAAACAAATAAAAAAAGACCTCAAATTGAGGTCTTTTTTGTTATAAATTATCTGGTAAAATTTTACCCGGATTTAAAATTCCTTTTGGATCGAAGAGCTTTTTGATTCCTTTCATTAAATGTAACTCAACATCAGAAAAAACTATAGGTAAATAGTTCTTTTGCACATATCCAATTCCGTGTTCACCCGATATAGTTCCTTTTAAAGATTTAGTTAATTCGAAAATTTCAACAATTCCTTTAGGAACTTCAGTTTGCCAAGCTTCATCTGTCATTTCTTGTTTTACAATGTTTACATGTAAATTTCCATCGCCAGCATGACCATAACAAACCGAATGAAAACCATATTTTTTACCAATTTCTTTTATTCCTTTCAATAAAGTAGGTAATTCATATCGTGGTACAACAGTATCTTCTTCTTTATAAACCGAATTTGATTTAACCGCCTCTCCTACTGCTCTACGCAATTTCCAAAGTGCATTTTTTTGATCAGTTGAATCAGCAAATAAAACCTCATCAATTTCATAATTTTCTACAACTTCTAAAATTTTCTCAGCTTCTTGCATTAAAACTTCAGGATAATTACCATCTACTTCAATTAGCAAATGGGCTTCAATTCCATCATTTATTGCTACACTTACACCATCCACATATTGCATGGTCCAATCGATAGCATCGCGTTCCATAAACTCTAAAGCACTTGGCACAATTCCTGCTCTAAAAATAGCCGATACAGCCTCACAAGCTTGTTCCGCTTTATAAAAAGGTACCAACATTAAAACGTTATGCTGATTAACAGGCAATAATTTCAATACTATTTTGGTTACAATTCCTAGTGTGCCTTCACTTCCCACCATTAATTGGGTTAAATTATATCCAGTCGAATTTTTAAGCGTATTAGCACCAGTCCAAATGATTTCTCCATTGGGTAAAACCACTTCTAAATTCAGTACATAATCTTTTGTTACACCATATTTTACAGCACGAGCTCCACCTGAATTTTCGGCAATATTTCCACCAATAAAACAGCTTCCCATACTACTTGGATCAACTGGATAAAACAAACCTTGCTCGGCTAAAGAATCTTTTAGAACTTGCGTTATTACACCCGGTTCGGTTGTAACTTGACAATTTTTTTCGTCAATTTCTAAAATCTTATTGAAACGTTCCATAGAAAGTCCAATTCCACCATGAATACTCAACGCTCCTCCACTTAAACCTGTTCGACCACCAATTGGCACAACAGGAATTTCATTTTGAAAAGCAATTTTCATGATTTCAGAAACTTCTATTGTATTAGCTGGTTTTACCACAACATTAGGTGGAAAATTATAATCTTCGGTTTCGTCATGACCATAGTTCTGACGTGTTTCTATATCAGTGAAAATAAAATTTTCGCCTACAATTTGAGTGAATTCATTTATTTGTTGACTTGTAATCATCTTATTAAAATTGAAATAATATAAAATACCATAAAGCTAAAGTAAGGAAAGATAACGGAATACCTACTCCAACCATCATATTACTTAGCTTCGGTTTTAATCCGTAATTTGTTGCAATAATTGCTCCCGTAATCATTGGTGCCATAGCCGCTTCAATTATTGAAACATCTATTGGCAAGCCTTCGGCTTTCAGAATTATTTTATAAAATAAAAGGAAGAATAATGGTGTTATTACCAACTTAAATAATAAGCCTAATCCTAAAAAAGGCCAATGCATACTTCTTCTTTCAAACTTTAATTGTAAACCAACTGCAACCAAAGCTATTGGTGAAACTGTTGCTCCTACTCTTTCAAAAGCACTTTGTAATGGAAGTGGAAAATCAATTGCAAATATGTTTAAAGCTAATGCTAAAAAGAAAGCTATAAAAGGCGGAAATTTCACTATTTTTTTTAGTAATGTTCGAGCACTTGGAGTTTCTTTCGAATACATTGTAGCTACTAAAATTCCAAGTGTTGCCATAACCACAAATGAACCTGGTTGATCGACAATAATTGCTGTTTCTATTCCTTTTTTACCAAATAAAGCTTCAATTACAGGAAAGCCCACGAAAGAAGTATTTCCTAATCCTGCTACTACAATTAAACATCCTGTTAGTTTTTTTGACCAAGCAAAGATTTTTCCTAAACTATAGAAAAAGAGAAATGAAAGTCCGAAACCTATCCAAGGCACTCCTAAAGGAAATAATAAGGTGCTATTTATTTCAATTTTTGGAATATAAAACAATGCCATTGCTGGAATGGAAACGTATATAACAAACTGATTTAAAACCTGATGCGAATTTTTAGGAAAATTTGGAATTCTTTGGAACAAAACGCCCAACAGCAAACATCCAAAAAGTAATATGATATTATCCATAATTTGTATTGAATTACAAATGTAGCTAATGATTTCTTTTAATCTGATTTCTTGCTAAATTTTGTATTTTTACCAAAACGTTTTCCTTTTGAAAGAACCAAATAAAAAATCGGCACTTGCTGAAATTCATGGCGTAAATCAACCTGATGCTGTTAATCAATCGGTTGCAAACGCTGTGCAGAAATTTCGCAGAAAACAACCTTCAGCGCAAGAATTATTAGATGCTATTTTAAAAGGAGATAAAATTGCGTTAAGTCGTGCGATTACTTTAATCGAAAGTACAAATCCTGAACATTTAGAAAAAGCGAACGAAGTAATTCAAGGTTGCTTGCCACATGCTAATAAATCGGTTCGTATAGGAATTACTGGTGTTCCTGGTGTGGGAAAAAGTACGTTTATCGAAACTTTTGGAAAATATTTGACTTCCATTGGAAAAAAAGTAGCGGTTTTAGCGGTTGACCCAAGTTCGTCTATTAGTCACGGAAGTATTTTAGGTGATAAAACGAGAATGGAAGAATTGGTAAAAGATGAAAACGCTTACATTCGTCCGAGTGCTTCTGGAGATAGTTTAGGTGGCGTAGCTCGAAAAACGCGTGAAACTATTATGCTTTGCGAAGCTTGTGGTTTTGATACGATTATAATTGAAACCGTTGGTGTTGGACAAAGTGAAACGGCAGTTCATAGTATGGTCGATTTCTTTTTGTTATTAAAAATTGCTGGCGCTGGTGATGAATTACAGGGAATAAAACGCGGTATTATGGAAATGGCCGACACGATTGTAATTAATAAAGCCGATGGCGATAATATTGCGAAAGCCAAACTAGCCAAGACCGAATTTAACCGCGCGTTACATTTATTTCCAGCAAAAAATAGCGGTTGGATTCCGAAAGTGACGACTTGTAGTGCTTTTGAAAAAACTGGAATTGATAAAGTTTGGGAAATAATTGCCGAATATTTTGAACTAACAAAAGAAAACAATTACTTCGAACAAAAACGCAAAGAACAAAACCAATATTGGATGTTAGAAACGATTAACGAACAATTGAAAAATCGTTTTTACAATCATCCTGAAATTATTGAACTAATGGAACAAAATAAAAAAGCGGTACAAAATAACGAGTTATCGCCTTTTGCTGCTGCTCAAATATTGTTGGAAAGGTATTTTAAAGTTTAGTCTCAGTCGAAGTTTTCAGTCGCAGAAATAAAACTGAACACTGAGACTGCGACTGTAATCTGAACACTATTCCTCGTAACGTTCCATTTCTCTGTCGTAGAATTCTCCTGCTAATGTAATTAAATGTTCCATTTCACTTTCTAATTCTTTTTCGTCTTCTCCTTCTACGTCTTCTAAAATTTCCACTTCATCGTCTTTTAAATTAATAATGAATTGAGGAAAATCTAAATGAATAATAAAAATATCATCTGGATAATCTGAATTATCTGCTAATACAAATTTTGGTAAGTTCATTTTCTTTAATTATGAATTAAAATATAAATATAATTGTTTTATCTCATTATTGGTAATTGATTTCTCTCTTATTCATTTTCTTTGCTTGTCCAAAGAAAACGAATCAAAAGAAAGGACACTTTTACGAGGAATTTTTAATCTATGATTAAAACCGTTTGAAAAACTCTGCGTCACTTTGTTCCTGATTTCAGAGCTTTTTCAAACTATTCTTACGTAAAAGACTTGCAAAGCTAACGCTTTGCTTAAAAACTTATTTCAAAACGTAATTTTCCTTTTACCTTTTACCCTTCGCCATTAACCTTGTTCAAAATCAACTTCTTCGTTTCGTTGTTAAATCGGATAAATAAAAATAACGCAGCGGCTGTTAAACCTGCTAATAATCCAATCCAAATTCCTGTTGCGCCTAAATTAGTGTAAACTCCTAAGTAAATTGAAATTGGAAAACCAATTACCCAATAAGCTACAAAAGTAATATACATAGGCACTTTTACATCTTGTAAGCCGCGTAAAGCGCCTAAAACTACAACTTGTAAACCATCGGAAATTTGAAAAATTGCAGCCACTAATAATAATTGTGCCGCAATAGTTACTACTTCTAAGTTTTCGGTATAATTGGCTAAATCTTTTAAATCGACAAAGATGGTTGGTAGTTGTTCGTGAAATAAAAAGAAAATTAAAGCAAAAGCAATTTCTAATATAGTCGCCAATAAAAATATTGAAAACGCTACTAAACGTAGTTTATGAAAATCTCCTAATCCTTTTTGGTTTCCCACACGAATCATCGCCGCAACGCTTAATCCCATTGCAAACATAAACGTAAACGAAGCCAAACTTAATGCTACTTGATTTGCTGCTTGACTGGTAGTTCCTAATCGCCCTGAAAGCCAAATAGCTCCTGTAAACAAAGCCACTTCAAAAAACATTTGCATTGCAGAAGGCGTTCCTAATTTGATGATTTTTAAATTGACTTCACGCTTAATTTCTTGTAACGAAAATCCTTTAAAAAACGGATGAAACTTTTCGCGTTTGTTCATCATGTAATGCATATAACCTAACATTACAAAACGTGAAGCTATAGTTCCAATGGCAGCACCAACAATTCCTAATTCAGGAAAAATCCAAATTCCGTAAATGAATAAATAGTTGAGAATAACATTGGTAATATTTCCTAAGATGGTTGCCCACATAGAATATTTCGTTTCACTCATTCCATCTGCAAATTGCTTATAAGCCTGAAACATTATCAACGGAATCAGTGAAAAAGCAACAATATCTAAATACGGCTTAGCCAAAGTTACTACATGTTCGGGTTGCCCCATGAACGAAATTAAAGGTTTTGAAAAATAGATAATTCCGAATAAAATTACTCCTAAAATGGTACACAAATACAAACCATGATGAAAAGCACTTCTTCCTTCCTCAATATTTTTCTTTCCATCCGCTTCGGCAACTAAGGGTGTAATTGCAGTTGAAAAACCAATTCCTAAAGACATTGCAATAAATACAAAACTATTTCCTAGAGAAACTGCAGCTAATTCTGCTGGTCCTAATTTCCCAACCATAACATTATCTACAATACTAACAATAGTATGTCCTAACATTCCGGTAATAATGGGCAATGCTAAACGAATATTATATGAGAACTCCTTAGTATATTGTGATAAATTCATGCTTTTCTAAAATCGGTTGCAAAGGTAGTTTTTTAGGGATTAGTAATTAGTAATAAGGGATTAGTTTTTTTTATAAAATTTATCTTATCCCTTTTTTCTTATCCCTTTTCACTCTTATAGGACACTTTAATTTTCAGAAGACAATTTATCGTGATAAAACTTGATGTTTTCTTTAATTTCTTCGTCTAATTCAGGTTCTTTAATATCAGTATATTTTTGAAGTTCTTCTAAAATGGTTTTGGCTACCAAATAACGACAAGTTTCTTTGTTATCGGCCGGAATTACATACCAAGGTGCATGTTCTTTAGATGTTCTATTTATGGCGTCTTCATAACAAGTTTGGTAATCATCCCAAAGTTCACGTTCTTTTAAATCGGATGGAGAAAATTTCCAATTATGCTTTTCTTCTTCTAATCGTCTTAATAAACGTTGGCGTTGTTCTTCTTTGCTCAAATGCAAATAGAATTTTAAAACAATAATTCCGTTTGAAGCAATATGTTTTTCAAAATTATTAATGCTCTCAAAACGATTGTTCCAAAAATCATCATTAACATCTTCTACCGAATGAATACCCGGAATTCTTTCGTTCAAAATATATTCGGGATGCACACGAGTAATTAAAACATTTTCATAATGCGTTCTATTAAAAACCGAAAACTTTCCTTTTTCAGGCAAAGCCAAATAATGGCGCCATAAATAATCGTGTTCCAATTCTGTAGAATTTGGTGTTTTAAAACTATGTACCACTACGCCGCGCGCATTAAATTCTTTAAAAACTTCACGAATTAAACTGTCTTTTCCAGCCGTGTCCATTCCTTGTAAACAAATTAATACGCCATATTTGTTATGAGCATACATTTTATCTTGAAGTTTACTTAATTTTTCACGAATCTTTTGAAGCTCTTTTTCTTTCTTTTTTCTGATGTATTAACATTTATATGAGTGGGTCTATTTTTTAATTTTAGGGGCGAACTTACTTTTAAAGAATTAATTTCGATGTTTTTCATGGCTTTAATTTAATTTGAAAGAAATAAGTATATTTTTGCTATGAATTAAAATTAATCAATTTCTATGAATTCTATTCTTAACAAGAATCTATTTTTAGTTAAAGAACATATTGGAATGTTCAAAGCTGCTAATAATTTTGATGTTTTAAATCCAGAAAATGGAACTTTAATGATGACTTGTAGAGAGCCAAATCTTGGTTTTTTTACAAAACTTTTTCGTTTTTCAGATTATAAAAGAATGACACCTTTTCATATTGTTATTTCTGATAATCAAAACAAAAAAATAATTTCAATTAAAAGAGGTACAACTTTTTTTCGTTCAGATGTTGAAGTATATGACGAAAACGAAAAACTTATTGGTCTTTTTAAACAAAAGTTTTTTTTCCTTGGTGGAAGGTTTGAAATCTTTGATCCTCAAGGAAAATCGTTAGCAACACTACAAGGAAAGTGGACTGGTTGGGAATTTAAATTTTTAAAAGACAATAACGAAATTGCATTGGTTTCAAAAAAATGGGCAGGGCTTGGAAAAGAATTTTTTACTAGTGCCGACAATTATGTGTTAAAAATTAATGAGGTTGTTCCAGAAGATGATCCTGTAAGAGCTTTAATTTTGGCAGCAGTGATGTGCATCGACATGGTTTTTAAAGAATAATCCAACAAAACTTAACTAAAATCCTCAATTTAAAATTGGGGATTTTTTTATTTATCTTTAAAATATTTTAAGATTGTCCCAACCTTTTTAGTTTTATTTCCCTCTTTATAAGAAAGCAAGTATTTCAAATGGATAAAAAGTTAATACAAGCCTGCAAAAAACAACAACGGGATGCACAAAGAAAAGTGTATGAACTTTTAGCACCCAAACTTTACTTTTTATGTAAGCGCTACTTAAAAAAGAAGAAGAAATAGAAGAAGTATTGGCCGACTCATTTTATATCATCTTTACAAAAATTGATCAATTAAAAGAAGAAGCTGCCTTTGAAGGTTGGGCAAAAAGAATTACAACTAACGAATGTTTACACCAAATAAAGAAAAATATCAACTTTAACTTGTATTTAGATGATGTAAAATTTTCGAACCAACCTATTGCAGATGAACTCACAGAATTAGAAGAAGAAGATTTATTAAAACTTGTACAATATTTACCCGAAGGTTGTAAAACTATTTTTAATCTATTTGTAATAGAAGGCTATAGCCATAAAGAAATATCAAATCAGTTAAATATTTCTGAAGGAACTTCAAAGTCCCAACTCAACGTGGCAAAAAGTAAATTAAAAGAATTGGTGAATACCTACTATTTTCAAAAAGCGAAATAAAATGAATACCGAAGATAAATTATATACTAAAATAAAAAACGCTTCCAAAAAAGGTGAAACTCCCGATTTTCCTGGAATGGAAAACGTTTGGAACAGAGTCGAAAATAAACTCGATGCTCATGTTCTTAAAAAAGAAAATACAAAATGGAAGCAATATACAGTTGCGGCATCGATTGTTGTTGTAGGAACAATTTTGTACACTTTTTGGTTTTCAAACGATAAAAATACTCTTGAAACTATTAAAAATGAAGAAATTATTACCGAAATCAAAGAAGTAATACCTACAAATCAAAATGAAGGAATTGTCGCTACAGATTCGTTTGAAAGTTCTCCATTACTGAAACCAAATGCAGATGAAATATT from Flavobacterium haoranii encodes:
- a CDS encoding phospholipid scramblase-related protein, translating into MNSILNKNLFLVKEHIGMFKAANNFDVLNPENGTLMMTCREPNLGFFTKLFRFSDYKRMTPFHIVISDNQNKKIISIKRGTTFFRSDVEVYDENEKLIGLFKQKFFFLGGRFEIFDPQGKSLATLQGKWTGWEFKFLKDNNEIALVSKKWAGLGKEFFTSADNYVLKINEVVPEDDPVRALILAAVMCIDMVFKE
- a CDS encoding ATP-binding protein translates to MEAKFVDFDEFIQIISEKREEVYQQFQTKGVQLTEARNKRTTNLFQSAERILKGLANKVASFTTEIEINGYYASDLMIEKVRDIAEQLKELNDANKSEELLTQLKTSQQEAIRKLKDRNEIYEDGENIIALGNYKFAVNKQKLDLTLVLKNNNYYYHLTGTNFYEPIEYTEIEKFKDVWNQEFITENHKVKKIEYIAWDVFLKNPLLNTEKTNKTAIEEFFADHFGEGLVKGVHDEDSLKLLTKLQQLNNQLGLLRFSPSERALAQLFWFFLEENEKSYYEKQFQAIELLRETFKNTEQFRFINKHLAEKIEEFKSHFDHFHTISSLKAASYLKHENREAFKINEQSAQLLSNFTKNLKEKGKDLVFIQKIEALYPFPSACFDIVFNAVKTFSIENNVDVTNGILDETAVFLLVNNLKSTQIVKTSTTETIEGLKTLPKEEIYTLNYHDFTEKLEFYFENNKPKFSEFQGLKKDWITSKRKQFKLDTFNTQVLTSFIRNKLINEVYFPLIGANLAKQIGATGETKRTDRMGMLLLVSPPGYGKTTLMEYLADRMGLVFMKINGPSLGHEITSTDPSEAKNAGAKQELQKLNLAFEMGDNVMLYLDDIQHCNPEFLQKFISLADGQRKIEGIYNGEAKTYDLRSKRFCLVMAGNPYTESGEKFQIPDMLANRADTYNLGEISGVNSELFDLSLIENSILSNPFMTRLTQPSLNNLYELYEGIKNNNLNISLEGNFTSQEIDDFRNVLTKIIQVRNTVIKVNETYIQSAAMADEYRNEPIFKLQGSYRDMNKLVAKIEPIHSEKEVEAIVLSHYKNESQTLTTGAEANLLKLKEIMSILSEKEMERWNEIKIIFKKNNRLKGFGSNDKMNQVVALLEDFSEGLQGIKNALNK
- a CDS encoding AEC family transporter, which translates into the protein MDNIILLFGCLLLGVLFQRIPNFPKNSHQVLNQFVIYVSIPAMALFYIPKIEINSTLLFPLGVPWIGFGLSFLFFYSLGKIFAWSKKLTGCLIVVAGLGNTSFVGFPVIEALFGKKGIETAIIVDQPGSFVVMATLGILVATMYSKETPSARTLLKKIVKFPPFIAFFLALALNIFAIDFPLPLQSAFERVGATVSPIALVAVGLQLKFERRSMHWPFLGLGLLFKLVITPLFFLLFYKIILKAEGLPIDVSIIEAAMAPMITGAIIATNYGLKPKLSNMMVGVGIPLSFLTLALWYFILFQF
- a CDS encoding MATE family efflux transporter, whose translation is MNLSQYTKEFSYNIRLALPIITGMLGHTIVSIVDNVMVGKLGPAELAAVSLGNSFVFIAMSLGIGFSTAITPLVAEADGKKNIEEGRSAFHHGLYLCTILGVILFGIIYFSKPLISFMGQPEHVVTLAKPYLDIVAFSLIPLIMFQAYKQFADGMSETKYSMWATILGNITNVILNYLFIYGIWIFPELGIVGAAIGTIASRFVMLGYMHYMMNKREKFHPFFKGFSLQEIKREVNLKIIKLGTPSAMQMFFEVALFTGAIWLSGRLGTTSQAANQVALSLASFTFMFAMGLSVAAMIRVGNQKGLGDFHKLRLVAFSIFLLATILEIAFALIFFLFHEQLPTIFVDLKDLANYTENLEVVTIAAQLLLVAAIFQISDGLQVVVLGALRGLQDVKVPMYITFVAYWVIGFPISIYLGVYTNLGATGIWIGLLAGLTAAALFLFIRFNNETKKLILNKVNGEG
- a CDS encoding FAD-binding oxidoreductase yields the protein MITSQQINEFTQIVGENFIFTDIETRQNYGHDETEDYNFPPNVVVKPANTIEVSEIMKIAFQNEIPVVPIGGRTGLSGGALSIHGGIGLSMERFNKILEIDEKNCQVTTEPGVITQVLKDSLAEQGLFYPVDPSSMGSCFIGGNIAENSGGARAVKYGVTKDYVLNLEVVLPNGEIIWTGANTLKNSTGYNLTQLMVGSEGTLGIVTKIVLKLLPVNQHNVLMLVPFYKAEQACEAVSAIFRAGIVPSALEFMERDAIDWTMQYVDGVSVAINDGIEAHLLIEVDGNYPEVLMQEAEKILEVVENYEIDEVLFADSTDQKNALWKLRRAVGEAVKSNSVYKEEDTVVPRYELPTLLKGIKEIGKKYGFHSVCYGHAGDGNLHVNIVKQEMTDEAWQTEVPKGIVEIFELTKSLKGTISGEHGIGYVQKNYLPIVFSDVELHLMKGIKKLFDPKGILNPGKILPDNL
- the meaB gene encoding methylmalonyl Co-A mutase-associated GTPase MeaB, with product MKEPNKKSALAEIHGVNQPDAVNQSVANAVQKFRRKQPSAQELLDAILKGDKIALSRAITLIESTNPEHLEKANEVIQGCLPHANKSVRIGITGVPGVGKSTFIETFGKYLTSIGKKVAVLAVDPSSSISHGSILGDKTRMEELVKDENAYIRPSASGDSLGGVARKTRETIMLCEACGFDTIIIETVGVGQSETAVHSMVDFFLLLKIAGAGDELQGIKRGIMEMADTIVINKADGDNIAKAKLAKTEFNRALHLFPAKNSGWIPKVTTCSAFEKTGIDKVWEIIAEYFELTKENNYFEQKRKEQNQYWMLETINEQLKNRFYNHPEIIELMEQNKKAVQNNELSPFAAAQILLERYFKV